The Vigna unguiculata cultivar IT97K-499-35 chromosome 6, ASM411807v1, whole genome shotgun sequence genome contains a region encoding:
- the LOC114189189 gene encoding ribonuclease 1-like, with protein sequence MLVQQWPEGFCDYQIISGKRKCYSIPDKFVIHGLWPHRDDGKLPKCKTKTHLYRKDINPLVQALHSDWPNLVGEDFNFWKTQWTKHGGCSEATIPKAEYFNLTLHLYEQNNLLNILEKEQIVPDDKKLYNVSSVVAAVHNHTSHDPELSCYHDPKLNVTALYQIRICLTSNGTSLINCPKIDVTCGDESLLFPKEKKEKYFFNN encoded by the exons ATGCTTGTTCAACAATGGCCGGAAGGCTTTTGCGATTACCAAATTATTTCTGGAAAACGAAAATGTTATTCAATACCAGATAAGTTTGTTATTCATGGACTGTGGCCTCATAGAGATGATGGTAAACTTCCTAAATGCAAAACTAAGACTCACCTTTACAGGAAA GATATAAATCCGTTGGTACAAGCACTTCATTCGGATTGGCCAAATTTAGTTGGCGAAGATTTTAACTTTTGGAAAACGCAGTGGACAAAGCATGGAGGATGTTCAGAGGCAACGATCCCAAAAGCGGAATATTTCAACCTGACTTTGCATCTTTATGAGCAAAATAACTTATTGAATATACTTGAAAAGGAGCAGATAGTCCCAGATGACAAAAAGCTTTATAATGTTAGTTCCGTTGTTGCTGCAGTTCACAACCACACTAGCCATGATCCTGAGCTTTCTTGTTATCATGATCCAAAACTCAATGTTACTGCTCTCTATCAAATTAGGATTTGTTTGACATCCAATGGAACCTCACTCATAAACTGTCCGAAAATTGATGTTACTTGTGGTGACGAGAGTTTATtatttccaaaagaaaaaaaagaaaaatatttttttaataattaa